One segment of Fusarium falciforme chromosome 13, complete sequence DNA contains the following:
- a CDS encoding Major facilitator superfamily, whose product MGASDVTSAAAANNHPGVVPGTVHLIDIATEQHGGAIELVPRPSDDPEDPLNWSKRRKYLSAAMVCVYTLGVGLPVTLQYSVLVDITRDTGISTADLVQGTGVMFLFLGWSCLFWQPIALTYGRRGVYLISSLVTVPLMVWTAYSRSSGEWYAHRILLGFFVAPIEALPEVSIPDVFFAHERGSWMALYVFVLFGSNFLAPLVAGFFSQAFGWRWTMHFGSMVAAVTFLILLLFMEETMYFRGALEGLETEQSQPTSKAAELEGQEDRIEKKSDYNTGPRSDEPSTGDVTRTKKSLWTRLQPFHKMQGRPSKTDMFKAMLAPLPVIFQFPNVTWAGFIYGINLCWYNVLNATTSPILSAPPYNWPTGLVGCIYIGPIIGAAFGTLWAGVVADRLTLWLARRNKGVREPEQRLWPLGLSAVLSCAGLIIWGVGAQHSIHWAGLAIGLGILTFGCVTGGSIALSYNIDCFKDISGNSTTSVIIIRNTLGFAISYGITPWYTHMGLQNCFIMAGFLALGCTSTFLLMVWKGKALRQHSADRYWRYAEKTFHREAI is encoded by the coding sequence ATGGGTGCATCAGATGTCACGTCAGCTGCCGCAGCCAACAATCATCCTGGGGTGGTTCCTGGCACAGTTCACCTTATCGACATTGCCACAGAACAACATGGCGGCGCAATCGAGCTTGTCCCACGCCCAAGCGACGACCCCGAAGACCCGCTCAACTGGAGCAAACGTCGCAAATATTTGTCTGCCGCGATGGTTTGCGTGTACACTCTGGGTGTTGGTCTTCCTGTTACTCTTCAGTACTCGGTTCTTGTCGACATCACCCGCGATACCGGCATTTCAACAGCGGATTTGGTTCAAGGAACTGGTGTGATGTTTCTCTTCTTAGGATGGAGCTGTCTATTCTGGCAACCCATTGCCCTCACCTACGGTCGCCGTGGCGTCTACCTTATATCATCACTTGTAACCGTCCCTCTTATGGTGTGGACGGCGTATTCCCGCTCGTCTGGCGAATGGTACGCTCATCGCATTTTGTTGGGATTTTTCGTCGCCCCCATCGAGGCCTTGCCAGAAGTCAGCATTCCTGATGTGTTCTTCGCCCATGAACGGGGATCTTGGATGGCCCTTTATGTCTTCGTCCTATTTGGCTCAAACTTTCTTGCGCCCCTTGTCGCTGGGTTCTTCTCCCAAGCATTTGGCTGGCGATGGACTATGCACTTCGGATCAATGGTAGCGGCCGTTACCTTCCTCATCTTGCTCCTTTTTATGGAGGAAACAATGTACTTTCGGGGCGCTCTTGAAGGCCTCGAAACCGAACAGTCGCAACCAACTTCGAAGGCCGCAGAGCTCGAAGGCCAGGAGGACAGGATCGAGAAGAAGTCTGACTACAACACGGGCCCCAGAAGCGATGAGCCATCAACCGGTGATGTTACCCGGACCAAAAAAAGCCTTTGGACGAGGCTGCAACCGTTTCACAAGATGCAAGGCCGCCCAAGCAAGACGGATATGTTTAAGGCGATGCTAGCCCCCCTCCCCGTCATTTTCCAGTTCCCAAATGTTACCTGGGCCGGTTTCATCTATGGTATCAATCTCTGCTGGTATAACGTCCTCAATGCTACTACCAGCCCTATCTTAAGTGCCCCCCCGTACAACTGGCCGACTGGTCTGGTGGGATGCATCTATATCGGCCCTATTATCGGCGCAGCTTTTGGGACTCTTTGGGCTGGAGTGGTCGCTGACCGCCTCACCTTATGGCTTGCTCGACGCAACAAGGGCGTGAGAGAGCCCGAGCAGAGGCTATGGCCTCTTGGCCTGTCCGCAGTACTATCATGCGCTGGGCTTATCATCTGGGGAGTCGGCGCTCAGCATAGTATTCACTGGGCAGGCTTGGCTATTGGTCTTGGAATCCTTACGTTTGGCTGCGTAACCGGAGGGTCTATCGCCTTGTCATACAACATCGATTGTTTCAAAGATATCAGCGGCAACTCGACGACCTCGGTTATCATCATTCGAAACACGCTTGGATTCGCGATATCCTATGGGATTACCCCATGGTATACCCACATGGGCTTACAGAACTGCTTTATCATGGCCGGGTTTCTGGCCCTCGGATGTACGAGTACATTTCTGCTTATGGTTTGGAAAGGCAAGGCTCTGCGACAGCATTCAGCTGATAGATACTGGAGATATGCTGAAAAGACCTTTCACCGCGAGGCAATCTGA